Proteins from a single region of Chloroherpeton thalassium ATCC 35110:
- the mtnA gene encoding S-methyl-5-thioribose-1-phosphate isomerase, translating into MIDAISFGNNKLRYLDQRFLPLQENYVETADYLQAIEAIKTLAVRGAPLIGVAAGYTVVLAVQCFDGEKDSFKAYFDKIIAEVEASRPTAVNLFFATAKMNEVVAKRFAESSMAELKEHILNEAICIHNEEIANCENMARHGVALIQKDLGHILEKRKLNVLTHCNTGTLATGGLGTALGVIKQAYKDGLIEKVYTSESRPLLQGLRLTAWELEKEGIPFFSHADSSSGILMQRGMVDFGIVGADRIAANGDTANKIGTFNHAVLCHEHGLPFYIAAPISTVDITIPDGTYIPIEERNADELRAIHGTKVATDTTPVVNFAFDMTPAKYINGIITDKAALTGDYVKALKEVVPAAAASDKGLSSVC; encoded by the coding sequence ATGATTGACGCAATATCCTTCGGAAATAACAAGCTGAGATATCTCGATCAGAGATTTCTTCCATTACAAGAAAATTATGTAGAAACCGCTGACTACTTACAGGCGATTGAAGCCATTAAAACGCTCGCCGTGCGCGGTGCACCGCTGATCGGTGTTGCTGCTGGCTACACGGTTGTTTTGGCAGTGCAATGCTTCGATGGCGAAAAAGATAGCTTCAAAGCGTACTTCGATAAAATTATTGCTGAAGTTGAAGCCTCAAGACCGACTGCGGTGAACTTGTTTTTTGCAACCGCAAAAATGAACGAAGTTGTTGCCAAACGCTTTGCGGAATCCAGCATGGCCGAGCTCAAAGAGCACATTCTGAACGAAGCGATTTGCATCCACAACGAGGAAATCGCAAACTGCGAAAATATGGCTCGTCATGGCGTGGCACTTATCCAAAAAGATCTTGGCCACATTTTGGAAAAGCGCAAGCTAAATGTTTTAACCCACTGCAACACGGGCACGCTTGCCACTGGCGGACTTGGCACCGCACTTGGCGTTATCAAACAAGCTTACAAAGACGGCCTAATTGAAAAAGTTTATACTTCTGAAAGTCGCCCACTTTTGCAAGGCCTTCGCCTAACGGCTTGGGAACTTGAAAAAGAAGGCATACCATTCTTTTCACATGCCGATTCATCTTCTGGCATTTTGATGCAGCGCGGCATGGTCGATTTTGGCATTGTTGGCGCTGATCGCATCGCAGCCAATGGCGACACGGCAAACAAAATCGGAACATTCAACCACGCCGTGCTTTGCCACGAGCATGGATTGCCGTTCTATATCGCTGCTCCGATTTCTACCGTTGATATTACCATTCCTGATGGCACTTATATTCCAATTGAAGAAAGAAACGCCGATGAACTTCGCGCGATTCATGGAACCAAAGTTGCCACAGACACCACGCCAGTTGTGAATTTCGCGTTCGACATGACACCAGCCAAATACATCAATGGCATTATTACCGATAAAGCCGCACTGACTGGCGACTATGTCAAAGCGCTAAAAGAAGTTGTTCCAGCCGCTGCAGCTTCCGACAAAGGCCTTTCCAGCGTTTGCTAA